Proteins from a genomic interval of Bradyrhizobium sp. CCGB01:
- a CDS encoding cyclase family protein, giving the protein MRNTLVLCCVAAFSAISGTASAQDWTKSKWGPNDEIGAANYMTPELVVKAASLVKTGKTYALGIPVTPQTPAYPPRTFKITIVQPGQAGSPGLGPNKATYNDDILDTWVGIGSQLDGLGHLGVEHVYYNGNKLADFADPNGLKKLGIEKVPPMVTRGVLLDMAAYFKTDVVKEGTAFNVKEIEEAAKQQNVEIRQGDVVIFHTGWLSLIGKDDKRYSAGEPGLGVEGAKYLTGKGVVAIGADTWALEVLPFESKNVFEVHQILLAMNGTYILENMDTAALARDKGYEFLFVLGQPRWTGGVQAMINPIAIR; this is encoded by the coding sequence ATGCGCAATACGCTCGTGTTGTGCTGCGTCGCCGCGTTTTCGGCGATATCAGGAACTGCAAGCGCTCAGGACTGGACCAAATCGAAATGGGGGCCGAACGACGAGATCGGCGCCGCCAACTACATGACGCCCGAGCTCGTGGTGAAGGCCGCCTCTCTGGTGAAGACCGGAAAGACCTACGCACTCGGCATCCCCGTCACGCCGCAGACGCCCGCCTATCCGCCGCGCACGTTCAAGATCACCATCGTGCAGCCCGGACAGGCCGGCAGCCCGGGCCTCGGACCCAACAAGGCCACCTACAATGACGACATCCTGGACACCTGGGTCGGCATCGGCAGCCAGCTCGACGGTCTCGGCCATCTCGGCGTCGAGCACGTCTATTACAACGGCAACAAGCTCGCCGACTTCGCCGATCCGAACGGGCTGAAGAAGCTCGGCATCGAGAAGGTGCCGCCGATGGTCACCCGCGGCGTGCTGCTCGACATGGCCGCTTACTTCAAAACCGACGTGGTGAAGGAAGGCACCGCCTTCAACGTCAAGGAGATCGAGGAAGCTGCCAAGCAACAGAACGTCGAGATCCGCCAGGGCGACGTCGTCATCTTCCATACCGGCTGGCTCAGCCTGATCGGCAAGGACGACAAGCGGTACTCGGCGGGCGAGCCCGGGCTCGGCGTCGAAGGCGCAAAGTACCTGACCGGCAAGGGCGTCGTCGCGATCGGCGCCGACACCTGGGCGCTCGAGGTGCTGCCGTTCGAGTCCAAGAACGTGTTCGAGGTGCACCAGATCCTGCTCGCGATGAACGGGACCTACATACTCGAGAACATGGACACGGCCGCGCTCGCGCGGGACAAGGGTTATGAATTCCTGTTCGTGCTGGGCCAGCCGCGCTGGACCGGCGGCGTGCAGGCAATGATCAACCCGATCGCGATCCGCTGA